The Harmonia axyridis chromosome 3, icHarAxyr1.1, whole genome shotgun sequence nucleotide sequence atgGGAAACTAACCATATGCAACCTAATTGGGACTTTGAGGTGGCCTTAGGAAGACGAATAAAAAGTCTAGTGAGTTACCACAAGGACCCTGTAAATTACGTTAGACTATCCAGATTATTCATGGAACAGTTATTGAATGCAAGCAgtaaaaaggtaaattaataaaattttctctaattctgtgacaattctgttcattctggcataccttgtagaacaaaattgtgcgGGTATAATACAGatttcatatttcattattttatgttggtacttgGCACTCCCCTATAACGGTTTTATCTattttatctgtcaaatttatgATACAGAAACCAGTTCttccaaccaacatttttcaaggcAAAAATCACAAAACGATAGTTATGGGAATATTCCATtgctttcaatgaaaattcagtgaattagagaaaataatatataatactcatatagaaggctcattctaacacttgttcattcaaaaactcgccactttgtagctcgtttttgaattttgaactaatggaagaatatcaatgcctgcTGCACTTATAAATAGCTATTAtacctaataatttttttttacaggaaATTTCTACTGACAATAGTTCAGCTCTTCTCTCATCTCTGTCTAATTTGGATAAAGATAAAATTGATAGATTGAAAAATAGACTTATGAAGAAAACAACAAATGGTATAAATAGTGAACTGGACTTTTGTGGATATCAGGAATTTTTCAAGGAGTTCATCGATACTTCTTATAATCCAACTTTCACCAGACATTTGTGCAATGTCTTCATTGCTGAAATTTTGGAATTGAATGGTACTACTTTCGACACCTTGAACACTGAATCAAATGGTGggtaaattcattattatattcaatattatgtgaagagttatttttattttttttttatttattatattaaatctattcagcAACTAATTAGTAGTAGATGTAAGGTTTTATACattttacaaattttaaataattatcACACAGTCTCAAGGATAAAGGAGTTGGGTTCcttcatatttgaataaaaagaaGGTTCCACTTAGTTCAGAATTTCCTTTTTTGAGTTGCATTGAAAAAAGTGTAACTTTGGTCTATATCTTTGTTTTCGAACctgtatatatgaaaataattttaaattgtgctTCGGATTACCTTCGCTATGTACACATCGCAAAAAAAGATTTCCAAAGTATCTTTATTCACACCCTTAAAATGAGAtaggtatatatgtatatatcaattgattatattttttgtataataattaaatttttatctttcagaaaatgaggCAGAATTAGATACAAAGAAGGCTTTTGTGGGTTGtctgaaatcattgaaaactttAGCAAAATTCTTAGGTTATATTGAATCGATaccttataaaaatgaaaatactcaCACTCCTGAACTGATGAATTTTCAAGTCAAAATCCGCAATCAGGTGAATATTTTCTTAATGAAGACAAAAGGAAACTTTCTAACATAAGCATCCATTTTTCAGGTATCTCCAAGTATGAGCATACACAAACTTCTTGAGGATGCTTCATCACAAGGATATCTCACACTACTAATTCCTTGGCTATGTGAATACCTCTCAATGTTGGATATAGTAACACTACGAACAAAGTACTACAACGAAGTCATTGAAACAATGATAAAATTATACAGATCCATTATTCAAACTAATTCATTTCTTCCTTCGTTCAACTCTCTTTTGATCAAATTTTCCTTAGGTTGGTTTTTTGAACTGAACAACTTTCCTCACAATTTgttctttgaaaatttgattgatcaaaatattctcaaaacTGAACTGAAGTGCTCTGTTGGTTTGGATAGGTTGAATATTGTTGACAATAATATATTATACATTTTCTGTCCATTTCTTGAAGAATTCAGAAGATTATTAGCTAATGAAACTACAACTAACAATCGTATAACTTCAAGACACATCACCCCTCTAAGCAAAGTTGAACCTGCTAaagaaacaattaaaaaaaaaattgaggtaaGACTaatgaaatcattgaaattacTGAAATTGATTATaaaccaatatttcagcaacaaCTTGAAGAGGCCTTCTTCCATAGCCATCCAAGTTCTCTGAAGAAAACTGTTGATTTTGTTGCTGAGAGAATTGCATCAACCTGCGTTAAGCATTTGTGTTACAATGTGGTGCCtgaatataagaaaaaatttatttatcagTTGCAGATGAAAATGAAACAATGGTCAAACGAGGAATTAGATGAGGTACTACCTGTTTTCCCAATaacattaaaattattaataatttttctttcagtCCGAATTAAATAACAGAGGCACAAAATTGGCAGAAGATGAAATGATAGTATTGGGCAAATTGTGTGATGAAGAAGTGAATAATATCATACAAAATAGAGTCAAAGCATCATTGGTCGCTTTGTTGCCTATCGATTTTTTGCCACAAATGGAAGCAGTTTGCATTTCAGTGACAGAACGAATGTGTCGGGAGAAAGTTCAACAGTGGGCATCTACACATATAGTTATAGGTTTGTATATTAATTTCCCAattaatatcaatatcaattcatTCAGATTGAGTTTTAAGTATAATACGGCTCAATCATCTTGGAAATTATGGTGGTATTTCCACTGTTGTCagatcttttcttttttttgaataataatgaactttattatttcaaatggatcaccctgtatattttttgttttttgaaatccttaagaaatactgaatatttaattttaatattccCTATACGTGTATGCCATAACTCAGAAGATATAGCTGCGTTTATATTATCTTAAAATCAAGTTGAAATAATACAAATGCCTATGACTGCTACAGTAACAACTTTGACGTatcaaaaaaagttttaaaaTTCGCATGAATTGTATTGAAGTAAAGTGACAACATTTTGATCATCTACTGTTATCGTCTTTACTGTAtgttaggggttgtccattaatcacgtgatctttttttagcattttttaaccccccctcccccattggtgatacgtagtgaggtttaagaccacccccctcccccttctcaacatcacgtgtatttttagtacctacaacgaatcttaaaattttctgaatattatcttaatttaaatacaggtataaactataatctttcttctgaaattaaggaccataataaaaatgtctacattaggttgcaagttttttttgattgccataacaataatgataaacgaagagtgtaatcataggaagaacatgtattgtactagtacatgaatatatttaatgtagtcgaggtcactacacgccgcgccgtgccgcttaatatttgtttaaaaatcgcgcgtttgacgaaaaaataaatacacgtgatatcttactacatcCCCCCCCCCTccccccttgtgatattttcatgatttttatcaaacccctcccccccctttcaagcctcacgtgattaatggacaaccccttatcTAAAATTCCCAATTTTTTTACTACTAGGACGGACATACTTCTaacatgaaaaaaacatttgaacATTATTCCAATTAAACAAGTGTAATCAATCATAGCCATCTCAATGTATCATTTTAACTTCAGCGAAGATAATGTAAATGTAGCTATAACTCCTGAATTAAGGCATTTAGGTATAGTGAACATTACttggaaaatattcagtatttctaacaaaagagaaaaaatctacagggtgatccattttcattatttttcctgaaaaatgaaatgagaTGAATCTGGCTCACTCTGTATAGTTACAAACTCAAACAACTtagattattcattaattttttaggTCTTTTGACAAAAGAGGTTAAaacagaaatgaaacaattccaTTCAATTCAAAGAGGAACCAAACCTAAGCCTTCATATGTGTTGCCACCTAGTGGTAGTGATGTTACACATGATCCCGATACCAAGAGTGGACCTCATACTCTAAATAGAATAAGGGTAAGCTTTTCAAGTAGATTCTATTCATATTTGTACtgataaaaaattagaaatgcTCTGACGTGAAGTTAAgaacaaatttatattaatgTAATTGCTTCACATGAACTTTTATAATAAGACGAACCTGCAAATTGATATGCCATGAAAGCATTGTCAGTGGCGGTACAAGACCTTAATTTGTTGTGGGCAAGAACATTTTGTGAATCCCTCTAGTGAAGCAAGAAAACGTTTTCATAAAAGACTACtcaaactttttaattttcattaatcAAAATATGATCAGTTTAAAGGTAAAAATCAAAGAAAgggaaataattttaaatttctacaaatttatattttaaaatcTCCAATGGAGTTCCAGTATTATATGTAAGTCACCTTGGTCTACATATTTATATGGGAGGGTAGTATTGTATCTTAATTATACAAAATGTTCAACCAAAATACTTCTGCatgaatgaattttcaataatgttaatagataatttaaatttttagctCTTATCTGCATCAGTTTTAACTAATTCAGAAGAAATACAAGAGGAATTATTGATTGAAGTCTTAGAAGATGTATATAAAACTATAAACTTAAGAAATGACCTAAGCCAAATGGTTATTAAGACAATATGTTCACAGTTGGTTGATTTATTGATACTATTTGGTAAGAATTGAACCTTGAATCTTCTGTTCAGTTGATTATGAACTAAATTATGTGTAAATACTACATTGGtttgtatttaatttttcagttGCTTATCAACCTACAAAAATTCTGAAGGCAAAggaatatttcttcaaaatatggAAACAGCAAAGAGATTCAACAGAAGAACtttttgagaattttatttCTCTTAAAAATTTTGCCGTTACTGCCATGTCAGGACCATGGGAGGAATCTATAAATGTTAAAGCATCAATTTGTGTAGAGCTcatccatgaaaatattttaacgaGTGAATGTTTTGAATCTCAATGCATGGGATTATTCCAACAGGAACTGGAcagttttatattgaaaataataatttcatttttgaaaatatttgttgagATATATAGAAAGAGATATCAATCCTCAAAATTCACATATTTATTGGAGTTTTTATCTGACTATTGTAGTGATttgtaaataatttaattgatgaatGACGAATATAGATTTCATATATGTAATTTACTTTATAGAtatacaaatatttcaaatttttattttttgtaaataattttctatttaataaataataaaatttttcaaagtttGTCAATTTTTAAACCTAAAATATCATGTCAGTTGATAACTGACACAACTGACAGAATTATGAAAAGTTAATATTTCTCTCATGAGACTCCAATAactttgtaaaaaaaataaaaaagtgccTTTAATATGGACCAACCTGAAAAAGTGGAGGATATGTTAGAAACTCCAGCAGAGGAAAATTTGGAAGTAAAAAATGCTGTAGATGACATGTTGGAGAAAATAGAGGAAAcaagtgaaaaaattgaagatacagaagaaggaaatgaaaaaacagATGAAGGAAGTGAAAAAATAGATGAAGGGAGTGAAAGAATAgatgaaaatggtgaaaaaattgatgaagaaaGTGAAAAAATGGGCGAAGGTGACGAGAAAATAGATTATCATGATCAAgttttggaatatttaatgaatCAAGAACAATATGTTCCTGAGGAGGATCACTATCCAGAGCTTGAACCTAAAGaagttgttgaaaaaactgCTAAAGATGTTTTATCACAACTTTTAACAGACGTAGATAATATAACATCATTCAAAGAGGCGTATGCTGAAAAAAAACAACTAAATAATCAGTTTGAATTGTTCGATTTGACTAAAATAAtaccaaattttcatattggtAAGTTACCGATAAATTTTGGAATTAGAATAGTGATGCAAAAAagaacataatttcaatttaaaacATCACTTAATTTATTGATTACAGAACAAAATTATGGATATAtcacattttcaaataatataaaaaacagTTTTTAATCTTACCTTAGCAAAATATATATACCTTTGATACATATATACAAATTACAAAAACCTTGGTAGCTCACAGTATAGCGAAGTAATTGATGCAGTTTACAAACATTTCAAAAACATCACTCCATAAAAATACATGGTAGAATATAATAGGAAACATAATAGTAAAAGCTTTATCCAATAAATGGAAAATTAGatttttgttcaaaatggacaTTTGTGATTAATCATATTATCACTAAGGTTTgtcttgttattattattatcctcaaATTGTCTGGTTTCATTTCAAGCACATATTCTGCCttagttatattttttcttcatcctGAAACAGAAaacgaaaattgttttttttttttttagacgaTAAAGTAATGGAGATGATGGCTTTTAGAGAAACTCTTTTAATCAGTAAAGTCGATAGTAAAGGTCAAGCAGAACCCGTGGGTGGCTTTTGTCTTGATGTGCAAGCGGCAAATGGAGAGCAGTGGGATAAATCAAGAAAATCACCAGATTTCACAACGGCACTTTTGAATGCTTGTAATGACATCAAAAGTGAGATCAAtcgtttcattttcaaaagtTTTACTCTGACATCAATGTGCTATTTATCCATCTCTAAATACATCACTCAATAAGTCTCAGGACTAACAAACAAAACAACAACTTTAAGACAAAATTAGAGCCGTCACTAGCCAAACTGTCGCCCTAGACAGACTCAATTTGCCGCCCTGTCATTTGAGACAGATCTCGTTCCCCTGGACTATTCTTTTGAGATTTGGAAGCAACTAGACCTCAGGGCGCCAGATCTGGAGAGTACAGTGGATGGAGACTGATTTTATTTAATTAGAAAAAGATTCAAAGCTCAGATCAGTTcaataaagaaaatgaaataaaaaaaaaaaatttctgaaactactgTAACTTTTGAGCAAAACCTTCAATTTCCATGCAATTTTTACTGTCGTTTAAAGCTTGGATCTTCCTAAAAATCATGGATGTTATTAGAAGCGCCATCTGACATGTCAGGCCAAGAACTTATTGAGCGatgtgttatttttttattttatgtttgaaaggaaaattttcattcaactttTTCTAGAGAGGTATAAGGAAGATGTAGAAAACGAAGCAAAAAAAGACCTGGAGGAATATTCCAAGTTCTtagaagaagaaatgaaaaaatatcacaaaaaattcCTTATACATCTATCCACACAATTTAATGTGGATGGTAAAAACGCAGGATCTAGATTGACAGCTTGGGCAGATAAAAATCTacatacacttgaagaaaaGAGAACAGAGTATGTGTCACAAAATACTATAGAATTCCAAATTGAATGAatcaatcgaactagcttccaGATTCAAAATTAGTGCTCCACTGTATTCTAAGTAAAAATACCTATGATAcgcattttgaatatttcgatatatttattatatatttcgaTATAGGAAAGGTTAGGTGAATCGTAATAATCACTGACGTTGTTATCATTATGTTCTTTCCATCAATTTCAACTTCCTTAACCCttgcgaattatatatataattcgtaaggTATATTAACAGTCAATTCTGGGATTAGTGGTTCCTCATTGCGGagaatcttcagcttcctcgATAGCTCAACGGTGAGAGCGTcggactagtaattcggaggttgcgggttcgagccccgctcggggaggtactttttccagaattgaaaaaaattgtctgactcccgtaaaattaattttatatccCGCAATAGCCtgcaaaatcaccctgtagcaCAGAAACTATAAGGGTTAGAACAAATATGTCATAAATACATCAAAAAGTATCATGGTttcttgaaaactgaaaaacccCCAAAAACCTAgtaattatgaatgaaattattaatgTCCATTACAGATACATAATGACGACCAGAAACGAAGAACAGATTCTGGATCAGAAACAACTTTACATATACATTGGAAAGAAGCATTTTGATGTCAGAGTCGTTCCATCCAAGGACTTATGTAAAAAATATTGCTACAGTTTTCGAAGGGCACAGAATTTTATTGGAGAAGCAGtgaatttcattttgttgaGATATTTGGCTATTACCAAATTCATAGGTGAATTTGAACTTTCTGCCATACATATCGATGGAGGCTTATGCAGAAATATATATGTAAGTTTTTGAATTCAATAGCTCAAGGATTAATTTAATGTGTTCAATTGTTTACATCCAATCCACCTTCATGAATAATTTCTTAGCATAATCATTATACTACTAGTAATGTCTGAATATTCGTTGTTCTGCACTAGATACCATTTTCTCAATTGTGAATTTTGGTTAAACACTCGTCATTATAACTAGGTTTTATAACTTTCAAGCTCAACAGAGTTAAAAACCTTTTGAGATGCTCAAGTTATAGTGCCCCtaaaaatactttcaaatttattgtgctgaagaatttgaaaatcatatcatatcacaaaaaattatttttaaactgCCCCTGGATTTTATGACTAATAATGATTTTCCATCAAATTCAAAGCAATGTGAAGGACCAATGGGAGGATTTATAAACAACGAAAAAATTGATGTGTACAAAGTTTATAGAACAATTGTTGAAGAATGCGGTATTGTTCAAAGATCTTGTACCCTGCTCTCTCTGGATGGTAATTTCATTCTAGAATATTTGGTAGCGAAAATATCGAGATTTTTTTCAGGAAGGATTATGAAGCACGATTGGGAGAAATGCGACTATGTACTTCAGATTAACCCCATTCTTTCGCCACAAGAAAAAACTGCAACGATGGTCCTCCATTTTGACGAAATATGGAAGTACGACCTCCAATTGTTCTCAAAGTACCTAGATAAAAAGGTTATTTTTGATTTGGTCTCTAAaacaatattgaatatttttggaatgtcTTTTCGAAAGGATGAGTTATATTTAATTGAGATATTGGAAATGATTTTCACCCAGaaacaatttcaattgaaattttagaaataaaatgatTGCCTGCATTTCATTCAAACCtcaatttatgtaattttcataAAAGATAATgaagtttctctaattctatggcaaatccgttcattctgccataccttggagAACAAAGTCATAcgagaatatctcagttttacacaaatttcatagttatatttcatcattataaGTTGGTTCACCTGTTACGAATTTATCTAGTATCTGTCAAATATTTGATACGGAAAACAACATTTTActaaccaacatttttcaatacaaaaatcactgaacgatgatatttatggaaatttcaatgaaaatcagtgaattagagaaaataatgtataatactcgttctaacattcgttcattcaaaaacttgccatTTTGAGGctcttttttgaaatttgaacttGTTGAAGCATATCAAAGCCTTCTACactttgtattataaataactaatcTTCTTCTGTATCCTTATAAATGTAATTCAAAAAGTTTCAATTACTGGATGTAAGACAtttcaaaaaagaattacatGCTATAGTTTGaagcaaaatcaaaaatttgtgTGATGTTAATTAATGAATATCTCTACATTTTAGTTGGCAGCTTCCTCTCACATGAAATCTTATCTCTACGACCACAAGGAAATTGGAAGCCTCATAAATGATTATGTACAGAATATTCTGCAGATTAAACCTGAGAATATAATCCAATTCACTAAACACTACTTTTTGAGCTATGCACCTTATCTACTACCAAGAGCGGAATATTTTGAACAGGACGTTAATAAATGTTTCTACAATGAAGAAAATTCCAATAATgacaatatgaatatttgatattgtACTTgcgaatatattgaaataagatCATTGTACTCTTGATTTTTACAATTGTTTACATGATTCGGTAAGTAAAAAAAAGTTAGAATCTTTGATAATAATTTCTCAGTTTGTTCCAATTTTTGTATGAATAATTCAAGTAAAAATATTCAGCATATGCTGAAAGATAACTTCAGGGTATACTTTCACAACAGATTGTCTATGTGGATATACAGGGCCGTCGCTTAGGGCGCCAAAATTcaggggcggcatttcaagcttgatcaacaaaaatcccaTGTGTAGTAATTTTAAGTACGAATGAGAATGTAACTCAGTCAGAAAGAATGTTATATGGTGAACTAAAATTCAGTATTTACACAATCAACTCGGAGAAATATGCAGTGATTTTTGAAAAGTCAATAATTATACTGCTTAccacattgaaaaaattactccAAAGATTAGCTAGCTGTCTTCTTTAATGGATAACATATTCCACAAGTTGCTGTACCTTCTGGTATACACTGATCATGAAAAGCGTGCTTGCAATTGAACAACATTATGTTTGTCATTCTAGAAGGATCTTTTTCGATTATCTTCCTATGACAAGCTCCGCAAACGATCTCTTCTATTACTGAAACGCCCTTTTGCTGCACTCTCACCAACTTCTGCTGAAGATTGAAATAATCAGACATGAGAATTTTCTTGCAACCTT carries:
- the LOC123675473 gene encoding ciliogenesis-associated TTC17-interacting protein, which produces MDQPEKVEDMLETPAEENLEVKNAVDDMLEKIEETSEKIEDTEEGNEKTDEGSEKIDEGSERIDENGEKIDEESEKMGEGDEKIDYHDQVLEYLMNQEQYVPEEDHYPELEPKEVVEKTAKDVLSQLLTDVDNITSFKEAYAEKKQLNNQFELFDLTKIIPNFHIDDKVMEMMAFRETLLISKVDSKGQAEPVGGFCLDVQAANGEQWDKSRKSPDFTTALLNACNDIKKRYKEDVENEAKKDLEEYSKFLEEEMKKYHKKFLIHLSTQFNVDGKNAGSRLTAWADKNLHTLEEKRTEYIMTTRNEEQILDQKQLYIYIGKKHFDVRVVPSKDLCKKYCYSFRRAQNFIGEAVNFILLRYLAITKFIGEFELSAIHIDGGLCRNIYQCEGPMGGFINNEKIDVYKVYRTIVEECGIVQRSCTLLSLDGRIMKHDWEKCDYVLQINPILSPQEKTATMVLHFDEIWKYDLQLFSKYLDKKLAASSHMKSYLYDHKEIGSLINDYVQNILQIKPENIIQFTKHYFLSYAPYLLPRAEYFEQDVNKCFYNEENSNNDNMNI
- the LOC123676958 gene encoding codanin-1, which encodes MADIVIDKVLCGELIVDDLLEWLAETFVENQSSKDFSEFCSRKDFITYFLNLLHDISVRNQTESVIGLKDRINSTENSRIKSSLFNGSSIHNSRKSSSSNDTTYSLQNTFNLSCTTSTPNNEKSLHNGSFDKDYSPIQSSSNSNHGTFNLGDFIVKNKKSSSKKKSSKKGNNVSVNIVENKTVRKLKPTNLNDSKFNSIELKSGNSFSFQNNIEEISRENVKCDFMTREISVPNNKLEIKKVNDLSEEESKLKPDKQKNSNPKTVRYKTEIEKIVRIYEFFINNGFVLSLIGELYFIMTLLLSKNFCDTNECDEEIISHDVVSFGVMFNRKNNITFFAVSMLEKIDYLLECLDNMTLRYLCDNENLKLYSPELIQKLHKIIEQKAECMLNLYNSNGKNNICFVLETDNLSNFPSDISFQGFKRQRDMFYEILKLWETNHMQPNWDFEVALGRRIKSLVSYHKDPVNYVRLSRLFMEQLLNASSKKEISTDNSSALLSSLSNLDKDKIDRLKNRLMKKTTNGINSELDFCGYQEFFKEFIDTSYNPTFTRHLCNVFIAEILELNGTTFDTLNTESNENEAELDTKKAFVGCLKSLKTLAKFLGYIESIPYKNENTHTPELMNFQVKIRNQVSPSMSIHKLLEDASSQGYLTLLIPWLCEYLSMLDIVTLRTKYYNEVIETMIKLYRSIIQTNSFLPSFNSLLIKFSLGWFFELNNFPHNLFFENLIDQNILKTELKCSVGLDRLNIVDNNILYIFCPFLEEFRRLLANETTTNNRITSRHITPLSKVEPAKETIKKKIEQQLEEAFFHSHPSSLKKTVDFVAERIASTCVKHLCYNVVPEYKKKFIYQLQMKMKQWSNEELDESELNNRGTKLAEDEMIVLGKLCDEEVNNIIQNRVKASLVALLPIDFLPQMEAVCISVTERMCREKVQQWASTHIVIGLLTKEVKTEMKQFHSIQRGTKPKPSYVLPPSGSDVTHDPDTKSGPHTLNRIRLLSASVLTNSEEIQEELLIEVLEDVYKTINLRNDLSQMVIKTICSQLVDLLILFVAYQPTKILKAKEYFFKIWKQQRDSTEELFENFISLKNFAVTAMSGPWEESINVKASICVELIHENILTSECFESQCMGLFQQELDSFILKIIISFLKIFVEIYRKRYQSSKFTYLLEFLSDYCSDL